GTCCATGGAGAGTTTGTCGATCACGTGGAGAATGCGATGCGTTCTGCTCATATTCGCCTTCTTGCGCTCTCGCGTGCTCATGTTCAATATCGAATCGCGAGGAGTATGAGTTTCGTTTAGACAGTTTCGATTTTGCCCGACATTTCGCGGCGATCCTTGACTACCTTTGCGGGCACGCCCACGGCGATTTTCCAGTCGGGAATATCCAGAGTGATGACGGCGCCCGCGCCAATGATGCATTCGCGGCCAACCGTCACGCCGTCGAACACCACGGCGTGCGCACCCAACCAGGAATTGTCGCCAACCTCGATGCCTTGACTCGAGCGTTCTTGTTCAATGATCGGAATATCGCTGCGGTTGAACGTGTGCGTGCCACCCACGAGATAAACATATGCCGCCATCAACACGTTCTTGCCCACGCGCACGCGGCTGGCAGAAAAAATTTCGCTGTTGAAGCCGAGGTTGGCGTTATCGTCGATGACGATGTCGCCATTTTTGCAGCTCAGAATGGTATTGCGGCCCACAAACACGCCGTTGCCAATGAACAAGCCCTCGTTATCATTCCCTTTGGCATCCAGCACCACATTGTCATCGATGACCACATCATTGCCAAGATGAATTTTGCGCGGATGGCGCAACACCACGTTGCTGCCGAAGGTGACATTGCGCCCGACGCTGCCCAAGAGCAGCGGATACAACTTTCCCCGCAGAACCAAGCCGAGCGCGCCCGGCAGCCAGCTCGCGACAAGCGTGATCAATTCGTACTTGATCAAATACCAGGTGCTGCTCTCGCCGAGCACGATTTCCTTGTATTTCTGCAGCTTCGATTTCTTTGCGTCAAACAGCTCTTTCTGAATCTCGACTGTTTCACGGCGCGGTTTGTGAGTGAGGTTGTCAGTCATGAGGTTTTCATGAAAAAAATTATAAGAAACATCTGAATGGCCGTTGCCACTTTGCCGTCGCGGCCAACGCAACGGCGCCTGCTTCTGTTAGTCCAACCTGGCAAATCCAAAACAAAAACAACATACGGCGCCAACAGACATTATTACAATCAACAATATCCGAAGGCGTAATCGTGCAACTTAATTTAACAGCCCGTTGGCGCGATACCAATCTGCGGTGATTTTCAGGCCGGCGT
This DNA window, taken from Cytophagia bacterium CHB2, encodes the following:
- a CDS encoding acyltransferase; translation: MTDNLTHKPRRETVEIQKELFDAKKSKLQKYKEIVLGESSTWYLIKYELITLVASWLPGALGLVLRGKLYPLLLGSVGRNVTFGSNVVLRHPRKIHLGNDVVIDDNVVLDAKGNDNEGLFIGNGVFVGRNTILSCKNGDIVIDDNANLGFNSEIFSASRVRVGKNVLMAAYVYLVGGTHTFNRSDIPIIEQERSSQGIEVGDNSWLGAHAVVFDGVTVGRECIIGAGAVITLDIPDWKIAVGVPAKVVKDRREMSGKIETV